A region of Panthera uncia isolate 11264 chromosome D4, Puncia_PCG_1.0, whole genome shotgun sequence DNA encodes the following proteins:
- the SLC2A6 gene encoding solute carrier family 2, facilitated glucose transporter member 6, with amino-acid sequence MQEPLLGAEGPDYDTFPEKSSPSPGERTRVGAPQNKRVFLATFAAVLGNFSFGYALVYTSPVIPALELSLDPDLRLTKTQASWFGSVFTLGAAAGGLSAMVLNDLLGRKLSIMFSAVPSAAGYALMAGAHGFWMLLLGRTMTGFAGGLTAACIPVYVSEIAPPGVRGALGATPQLMAVFGSLSLYALGLLLPWRWLAVAGEGPVLVMTLLLSFMPNSPRFLLSRGRDSEALRALAWLRGADTDVRWEFSQIQDNVQRQSTRVSWAEARSPHVYRPIVIALLMRFLQQLTGITPILVYLQPIFESTAVLLPPKDDAAIVGAVRLFSVLIAALTMDLAGRKVLLFVSATIMFAANLTLGLYVHLGPKPPTPNSTVELESMPLGGTEQPLAAPTSYLTLVPLVATMLFIMGYAMGWGPITWLLMSEILPLQARGVASGLCVLVSWLTAFALTKSFLLVVNAFGLQVPFFFFAAICLVNLLFTGCCVPETKGRSLEQIESFFRTGRRSFLH; translated from the exons ATGCAGGAGCCGCTGCTGGGGGCCGAGGGCCCGGACTATGACACCTTCCCTGAGAAGTCGTCCCCGTCGCCGGGGGAGAGGACGCGAGTCGG ggcccCACAGAACAAGAGGGTGTTCCTGGCTACCTTTGCCGCCGTGCTGGGCAATTTCAGCTTTGGGTACGCCCTGGTCTACACGTCCCCTGTCATCCCTGCTCTGGAGCTGTCCTTGGACCCAGACCTGAGGCTGACCAAAACCCAGGCATCCTGGTTTGGG TCCGTTTTCACCTTGGGCGCGGCGGCTGGGGGCCTCAGTGCCATGGTCCTCAATGACCTCCTGGGCCGGAAGCTCAGCATCATGTTCTCAGCCGTACCCTCGGCAGCTGGCTACGCACTCATGGCAGGCGCCCACGGCTTCTGGATGCTGCTGCTGGGGAGGACAATGACAGGCTTCGCCGGGGGGCTCACAGCTGCCTGCATCCCG GTGTACGTGTCTGAGATTGCTCCCCCGGGTGTTCGTGGGGCCCTGGGGGCCACGCCCCAGCTCATGGCAGTATTCGGGTCACTGTCCCTCTACGCCCTTG GCCTCCTGCTGCCGTGGCGCTGGCTGGCTGTGGCCGGGGAAGGGCCTGTGCTCGTCATGACCCTGTTGCTCAGCTTCATGCCCAACTCCCCCCGCTTCCTGCTGTCGCGGGGCAGGGACTCGGAGGCGCTGCGGGCGCTGGCCTGGCTGCGCGGGGCCGACACCGACGTCCGCTGGGAGTTCTCGCAGATCCAGGACAACGTCCAGAGACAG AGCACCCGCGTGTCGTGGGCCGAGGCCCGGAGCCCCCACGTGTACCGGCCCATCGTCATCGCCTTGCTGATGCGCTTCCTGCAGCAGCTGACGGGCATCACGCCCATCCTTGTCTACCTGCAGCCCATCTTCGAAAGCACCGCCGTCCTGCTG cccccgaAGGATGATGCAGCCATTGTGGGGGCCGTGAGGCTCTTCTCCGTGCTGATTGCTGCCCTCACCATGGACCTGGCTGGCCGCAAGGTCCTGCTCTTTGTCTCAG CCACCATCATGTTTGCTGCCAACCTGACGCTGGGGCTCTATGTCCACCTCGGTCCAAAGCCTCCGACTCCCAACAGCACCGTGGAGCTTGAGAGTATGCCCTTGGGGGGCACGGAGCAGCCCCTGGCCGCACCCACCAGCTACCTTACCCTGGTGCCCCTGGTGGCCACCATGCTCTTCATCATGG GCTACGCCATGGGCTGGGGGCCCATCACCTGGCTCCTAATGTCTGAGATCCTGCCCCTGCAAGCCCGCGGGGTGGCCTCGGGGCTCTGCGTGCTGGTCAGCTGGCTCACCGCCTTCGCCCTCACCAAGTCCTTCCTGCTGGTGGTG AATGCCTTTGGCCTCCAGgtgcctttcttcttctttgctgCCATCTGCTTGGTCAACCTGCTGTTCACCGGCTGCTGCGTGCCTGAGACCAAGGGCCGGTCGTTGGAGCAGATCGAGTCCTTCTTCCGCACTGGGAGGAGGTCCTTCCTGCACTAG
- the CACFD1 gene encoding calcium channel flower homolog: MSGSGGASTASVSSAPPAQEEGMTWWYRWLCRLSGVLGAVSCAISGLFNCVTIHPLNIAAGVWMIMNAFILLLCEAPFCCQFVEFANTVAEKVDRLRSWQKAVFYCGMAVVPIVISLTLTTLLGNAIAFATGVLYGLSALGKKGDAISYARIQQQKRQADEEKLTDTLEGEL; the protein is encoded by the exons ATGAGCGGCTCGGGCGGGGCGTCGACAGCGTCCGTCAGCTCCGCGCCGCCCGCGCAGGAGGAGGGCATGACGTGGTGGTACCGCTGGCTGTGTCGCCTGTCGGGGGTGCTGGGGGCCGTCT CCTGCGCCATCTCGGGCCTCTTCAACTGCGTCACCATCCACCCTCTGAACATCGCGGCCGGCGTGTGGATGAT CATGAACGCCTTCATCCTGCTGCTCTGCGAGGCGCCCTTCTGCTGCCAGTTCGTCGAGTTTGCCAACACGGTGGCCGAGAAGGTGGACCGGCTTCGCTCCTGGCAGAAGGCCGTCTTCTACTGCGG GATGGCCGTCGTCCCCATCGTCATCAGCCTGACCCTGACCACGCTGCTGGGAAACGCCATCGCCTTCGCCACTGGGGTGCTGTACGGACTCTCGGCACTGGGCAAAAA GGGCGACGCGATCTCCTATGCCAGGATCCAGCAGCAGAAGCGGCAGGCTGATGAGGAGAAGCTCACGGACACCCTGGAGGGAGAGCTGTGA